In Polycladomyces zharkentensis, the following are encoded in one genomic region:
- a CDS encoding adenine deaminase C-terminal domain-containing protein encodes MFLPMDGKERRKLVETAMGRRSPSLVLSGAEVLNVYTGRTERADVAVAGRWIAYVGDLEEARIQPGTVTRVLDVSGCVLVPGYIEVHAHPFQLYNPVTLAEYVLPLGTTMLISDNLFLFTQLEEKEMIRIWDELSRLPVKYRWWARLDPQSHLPESLAHLFDDERVRRILQHPLVLQAGELSDWMPLLDGDERMQSWIGAAHEWNKRVEGHAPGASHRTLARLAAAGVTGDHESISPDEVWDRLRLGYMVTLRHSSLRPDLPVLMEGLVREREVPWHRLMMTTDGPTPSYFRQGFVDHLIRTAIDAGCDPVRAYQMVTINPAVYYRMDERIGGIAPGRLADINVLSSLDEPVPLQVIANGELVAAKGQWVKSPPTIDWARYSAVQRSSPWWADVQQLRWHVDEGETVPVLNLINPVITKLTEEAVSTGPDGAVLFEDDDRLFAYLIDRNGRWITRSLIRGFGRNIDALVSTYNGSGDWLVIGRNIEAMAQAVRRASDEGGGITWIQGGETYYHLPLPLLGLMSEWPMDRLAEKTDELTEKLKRFDHPFHDPVYTFLFLSSTHLPQARLTADGVLRVKDRTIVYPAERWE; translated from the coding sequence ATGTTTTTGCCGATGGATGGGAAGGAACGGCGGAAGTTGGTCGAAACGGCGATGGGACGCCGATCGCCTTCGCTGGTGCTGAGCGGAGCGGAAGTGCTCAATGTGTATACGGGGCGGACGGAACGGGCCGATGTGGCGGTGGCGGGCAGGTGGATTGCCTATGTGGGCGATCTGGAAGAGGCCCGCATCCAGCCGGGGACGGTTACACGTGTGCTGGATGTGTCGGGTTGTGTGCTTGTTCCCGGATATATCGAGGTACATGCCCATCCGTTTCAATTGTACAATCCCGTCACGCTGGCTGAGTATGTCTTGCCGCTTGGGACCACGATGCTGATCAGTGACAATCTGTTCTTATTTACCCAGTTGGAAGAAAAGGAAATGATCCGGATCTGGGACGAACTGTCCCGTTTACCGGTCAAGTATCGATGGTGGGCGCGTTTGGACCCGCAATCCCATTTGCCGGAATCTCTGGCTCATCTGTTTGACGATGAGCGGGTCCGGCGGATCTTGCAACATCCGTTGGTGTTGCAGGCGGGTGAGCTGTCCGACTGGATGCCGCTGTTGGATGGGGACGAACGGATGCAGAGCTGGATCGGAGCGGCCCATGAGTGGAACAAAAGAGTGGAAGGGCATGCACCCGGCGCCTCCCACCGCACGTTGGCACGGTTGGCTGCGGCAGGGGTAACGGGGGACCACGAAAGCATTTCACCGGATGAAGTGTGGGACCGTCTGCGTCTCGGATACATGGTCACCCTTCGACACAGTTCGCTTCGTCCCGATTTGCCGGTGTTGATGGAAGGACTGGTACGGGAACGGGAAGTGCCGTGGCATCGACTGATGATGACCACGGACGGGCCGACTCCATCGTATTTCCGCCAGGGGTTCGTCGATCATTTGATACGTACGGCCATCGACGCCGGGTGTGATCCGGTGCGGGCGTATCAGATGGTGACGATCAATCCGGCCGTGTATTACCGGATGGATGAACGGATCGGGGGGATTGCACCCGGTCGACTCGCGGATATCAATGTCCTTTCTTCACTGGACGAGCCTGTCCCCCTGCAAGTGATCGCCAACGGGGAATTGGTGGCGGCCAAAGGGCAGTGGGTGAAATCACCACCGACCATTGATTGGGCACGTTATTCCGCCGTGCAACGTTCGTCCCCGTGGTGGGCGGACGTGCAACAACTGCGATGGCATGTGGACGAGGGGGAAACGGTGCCTGTGCTCAATCTGATCAACCCCGTAATCACCAAGTTGACCGAAGAAGCCGTCTCAACAGGACCCGACGGGGCCGTCTTGTTCGAGGATGACGACCGGCTGTTCGCCTATTTGATCGACCGGAACGGACGCTGGATCACACGGAGTTTGATTCGCGGATTCGGGCGGAACATCGATGCATTGGTGTCCACCTACAATGGTTCCGGCGATTGGCTGGTGATCGGCAGAAACATCGAGGCGATGGCTCAAGCCGTCCGCCGTGCATCCGACGAAGGTGGCGGGATCACATGGATTCAAGGAGGAGAGACGTATTATCATTTGCCGCTTCCGCTTTTGGGCCTGATGAGTGAATGGCCGATGGACCGGCTGGCGGAGAAAACAGATGAGCTGACGGAAAAACTGAAGCGGTTCGACCATCCGTTTCATGATCCGGTATACACGTTTTTGTTCCTTTCCTCCACGCATCTCCCACAAGCCCGGCTGACGGCGGACGGTGTCTTGCGCGTGAAGGACCGTACGATCGTGTATCCGGCGGAGCGGTGGGAGTAA
- a CDS encoding YgaP family membrane protein, with product MQKNVGTWDAIMRITIGTAGLAWSIARMVRRPYRSLPLLVALLSGMKVAEGITRFCPMLYLLGQSTAESPKRQPPATPPPKPEPAP from the coding sequence ATGCAAAAAAATGTGGGAACCTGGGATGCAATCATGCGCATCACGATTGGAACGGCTGGTTTGGCTTGGAGCATCGCGCGAATGGTTCGCCGTCCGTACCGCAGTTTGCCGCTGTTGGTTGCGCTGCTCTCCGGTATGAAGGTGGCCGAAGGCATCACCCGCTTCTGCCCGATGCTGTATCTGTTGGGCCAAAGTACCGCAGAATCTCCCAAGCGGCAACCGCCTGCCACTCCACCGCCGAAACCGGAGCCCGCTCCGTGA
- a CDS encoding EYxxD motif small membrane protein, with product MTPTQPWSWVIETLNDYGFVILTAVGSLVVIGLVIRRFWRRTYL from the coding sequence TTGACGCCGACACAACCCTGGTCCTGGGTGATCGAAACGCTCAATGATTATGGATTCGTCATCCTTACCGCCGTCGGCTCGCTCGTCGTGATCGGCCTGGTCATTCGGCGCTTTTGGCGGCGGACGTATCTTTGA
- a CDS encoding CBS domain-containing protein: MFIKNCLTPREQILTVTPDTRLERVIETLQAHQLHTIPVVDRFNRFLGITGYRHMMKAFLDNHRSWKEGTVTDAMEPIRPLTVFSGF; the protein is encoded by the coding sequence GTGTTTATCAAGAATTGCTTAACGCCGCGTGAACAGATTTTGACCGTCACGCCCGACACCCGCTTGGAAAGGGTGATCGAAACGTTGCAAGCCCATCAGCTCCATACCATCCCCGTCGTTGACCGGTTCAACCGGTTTCTCGGCATCACCGGATACCGCCACATGATGAAGGCTTTCTTGGATAACCACCGCTCCTGGAAGGAAGGTACCGTAACCGATGCGATGGAGCCCATTCGTCCGTTGACCGTTTTCAGTGGATTTTGA
- a CDS encoding Ger(x)C family spore germination C-terminal domain-containing protein, with translation MFSVFADVFYRKSPDQWQEVKDRWDEVFPKVEVKVGPRASLMRALLNNESPVPEVKQP, from the coding sequence ATGTTTTCGGTTTTTGCTGATGTATTCTACCGGAAATCTCCCGATCAATGGCAAGAGGTGAAGGATCGGTGGGACGAAGTGTTCCCGAAGGTGGAAGTGAAGGTTGGCCCCCGTGCATCACTTATGCGCGCTTTGTTGAATAATGAAAGTCCCGTCCCGGAGGTGAAGCAACCGTGA